The following proteins are co-located in the Candida dubliniensis CD36 chromosome 3, complete sequence genome:
- a CDS encoding phosphoriboisomerase, putative (Similar to S. cerevisiae RKI1), with protein sequence MFKRNLYHQITNKITFTQLIIRNMSSTSKVESAKKLAAYKAVDENFPKDAKVIGIGSGSTVIYAAERIGQLSNKDSFICIPTGFQSKQLIIDNGLKLGTIEQYPDIDIAFDGADEVDPHLNLIKGGGACLFQEKLVATSAKKFIVVADYRKKSDKLGQLWRQGVPIEIVPNSYSKIIQELSKKLAAKNVDLRQGGKAKAGPIITDNNNFLLDADFGEIEIEKVEKLHEQIKLLVGVVETGLFTNMADKAYFGEEDGSVSVWSK encoded by the coding sequence ATGttcaaaagaaatttataTCATCAAATCACCAATAAAATAACATTTACACAATTAATTATACGAAACATGTCTTCTACCAGTAAAGTTGAATCGGCCAAAAAATTAGCTGCTTATAAAGctgttgatgaaaatttcCCTAAAGATGCTAAAGTCATTGGTATTGGATCTGGATCTACTGTTATTTATGCAGCAGAAAGAATTGGACAATTATCCAATAAGGATTCATTTATATGTATCCCCACGGGGTTTcaatcaaaacaattaattattgataatggaTTAAAATTAGGAACCATTGAACAATACCCCgatattgatattgccTTTGATGGAGCTGATGAGGTTGATCCACActtaaatttaattaaaggtggtggtgcttgtttatttcaagaaaaattagTGGCGACATCCgctaaaaaatttattgttgttgctgattATAGAAAGAAATCTGATAAATTGGGACAATTGTGGAGACAAGGTGTACctattgaaattgttccTAATTCATATAGTAAAATCATTCAAGAATTGTCTAAGAAATTGGCAGCTAAAAATGTCGATTTAAGACAAGGTGGTAAAGCTAAAGCTGGTCCTATAATtactgataataataattttttgttggatGCAGACTTTGGTGAAATAGAAATCGAAAAGGTTGAGAAATTACATGAACAGATTAAACTATTAGTAGGTGTAGTTGAAACTGGATTATTTACTAATATGGCTGATAAAGCATATTTCGGTGAAGAAGATGGATCTGTTAGTGTATGGAGTAAATAG
- a CDS encoding ADP-ribosylation factor, putative (spliced gene;~Similar to S. cerevisiae ARF3): protein MGTLVSKLFKNREMRILMLGLDNAGKTTILYKLKLGKTSKTVPTVGFNVETVKHKNVSFAVWDCGGQERIRPLWRHYFTGTNALIYVVDSSDVDRLEESKQELFRIVTDKELTNCLLVVLANKQDVDGAVKPKDLIERFQLNKLTGEHTWSVIPTIAIDGTGLVETLNWISSHSK, encoded by the exons ATGGGTACTTTAGTG TCAAAACTATTCAAAAATCGTGAAATGAGAATATTGATGCTTGGTTTAGATAATGCTGGTAAAACAACGATATTgtataaattgaaattaggTAAAACATCGAAAACTGTCCCCACTGTCGGGTTCAATGTTGAGACTGTGAAACATAAGAATGTTTCATTTGCAGTATGGGATTGTGGTGGTCAAGAAAGAATTAGACCATTATGGAGACATTATTTCACTGGGACTAATGCATTAATTTATGTGGTTGATTCTCTGGATGTTGATAGATTAGAAGaatcaaaacaagaattatttaGAATTGTCACTGATAAAGAATTGACAAATTGTTTGTTAGTGGTTTTGGCCAATAAACAAGATGTTGATGGTGCTGTTAAACCTaaagatttgattgaaagattccaattaaacaaattaactGGTGAACATACTTGGTCAGTGATTCCAACTATTGCAATTGATGGTACTGGATTAGTTGAAACTTTGAATTGGATCTCATCACATTCCAAGTAA
- a CDS encoding SH3 domain protein implicated in the regulation of actin polymerization, putative (Similar to S. cerevisiae BZZ1;~In S. cerevisiae: recruits actin polymerization machinery through its SH3 domains, colocalizes with cortical actin patches and Las17p, interacts with type I myosins), whose product MSIETISIGNELKDSYKSTSKWVTNGINWLQDISDYYQERSNLEKEYSMKLKELTKKYFDKKSKLSASLSVGEEPAITPGSLENASLVLWTDLLTQTEAIADEKSNLSREFQSKIADNLITLKGKCERVLNLTNLINDYLVEEKSKFEDDVNKAKKHYDSLCQTTETARDKNEKAPNEKHQKKLDEKQIIMNNGKNEYLIKINVANRLKDKYYYQDVPEILDYLQELNEDRVELMNKLLKNASIIERNSADKIKEKLHAIDQTIEQNNPKLDITMFIKHNAVDWKEPQDFYFIPCSFWHDDESLIIKEPELTELKKKLSIASNEYYKFEQSCIDAKQKLEESTTKRKHDNANITLKFDTGLQSSLSILHKFMKEDTNRVKNEVEIEIIQNFAGDKDLTYVAPVKEKKSRFGFLTGNHKKSQVGEATTTTKQSDASSDVHSLNPVKTSTSLHSGIFDLRRNKSIASTVSGGTAGNGSTIVQARTLYDYTATGSDETTIVAGDQLSVVEEDDGSGWTTVVGPQGQGLVPTSYIEITSRAAPPQQQQQQQQQQQKKKGPSVAPRRGAKKVQYLEALYDYTADGDDEISIRAGDRIVLVQDDTDGSGWTEGELNGQTGMFPTSYVKKI is encoded by the coding sequence ATgtcaattgaaacaatatcaatagGTAATGAACTAAAAGATTCTTATAAACTGACATCAAAATGGGTAACTAACGGTATAAATTGGTTACAAGATATATCTgattattatcaagaacgatcaaatttagaaaaagaataccTGATGAAACTAAAAGAATTGACcaagaaatattttgataaaaaaagtaaattaTCTGCCAGTTTATCTGTGGGAGAAGAACCAGCTATAACTCCAGGTTCATTAGAAAATGCTTCTTTAGTACTTTGGACTGATTTATTGACACAAACAGAAGCTATTGCTGATGAAAAATCCAATTTATCTCGAGAATTTCAATCGAAAATAGctgataatttaattacATTGAAAGGGAAATGTGAAAGAGTGCTCAACCTAACaaatttaatcaatgaTTATTTAGTGGAAGAAAAGAGTAAATTTGAAGATGACGTGAATAAAGCTAAAAAGCACTATGATTCATTATGTCAAACCACAGAAACCGCTAGagataaaaatgaaaaggCGCCTAATGAAAAGcatcaaaagaaattagatgagaaacaaattattatgaataatgggaaaaatgaatatttgataaagatCAATGTTGCCAATAGATTAAAagataaatattattatcaagatGTTCCGGAAATATTAGActatttacaagaattgaatgaagATAGAGTGgaattaatgaataaattattgaagaatGCATCGATTATTGAACGGAATTCTGCtgataaaattaaagagAAATTACATGCAATTGATCAAACCATTGAACAAAACAATCCAAAATTAGATATTACAATGTTTATTAAACATAATGCTGTGGATTGGAAAGAACCTCAAGATTTTTACTTTATCCCTTGTAGTTTTTGGcatgatgatgaaagtTTGATTATAAAGGAACCTGAATTGACggaattgaagaaaaaattgagtATTGCTTCAAatgaatattataaatttgaacAAAGTTGTATTGATGCCAAACagaaattagaagaaaGTACTactaaaagaaaacatGATAATGCAAACATTACTTTGAAATTTGATACTGGATTACAAAGTTCATTATCGATTTTACATAAATTTATGAAAGAAGATACTAATAGAGTTAAAAATGAAgtggaaattgaaatcattcaaaattttgCTGGCGATAAAGATTTGACATATGTTGCTCCGgtaaaggaaaagaaatcaagatttggatttttAACTGGGAATCATAAAAAGTCTCAAGTAGGAGAGgcaactactactactaaacAACTGGATGCATCATCTGACGTTCATTCATTGAACCCTGTGAAAACAAGTACTTCTTTGCATAGTggaatttttgatttgcgTCGTAATAAGAGTATTGCATCCACAGTATCGGGTGGTACTGCTGGCAATGGTTCTACAATAGTTCAAGCAAGGACACTTTATGACTATACTGCCACAGGATCAGATGAAACGACTATTGTTGCAGGCGATCAATTATctgttgttgaagaagaCGATGGGTCAGGATGGACTACGGTTGTTGGTCCACAAGGACAAGGGTTAGTGCCTACTTCATATATTGAAATCACAAGTCGAGCAGCACctccacaacaacaacaacaacaacaacaacaacaacaaaagaaaaagggaCCCAGTGTAGCACCACGTCGTGGAGCTAAAAAAGTTCAATACCTTGAAGCATTGTATGACTATACTGctgatggtgatgatgaaatatcCATCAGAGCTGGTGATCGTATTGTATTAGTTCAAGATGATACTGATGGCAGTGGATGGACAGAAGGAGAACTTAATGGACAAACAGGTATGTTCCCAACTAGTTATGTTAAAAAGATATAG
- a CDS encoding actin filament organizing protein, putative (Similar to S. cerevisiae APP1;~In S. cerevisiae: computational analysis of protein-protein interactions in large-scale studies suggests a possible role in actin filament organization), translating into MTARDEGAIPLSRRQRLMGLARNTRDNYIPKITGSVSSFASGASRAFTNTDVYDENGRILLPKDSTIQLFPSYTRYQDGKYFVDVQGWVFTPGVMNRKNRVVLSVVKQIMKQRETSRAALNSIENDSTMKQEVFNPDSTSSDAESIISVDSSHSSQSSNASINPDDVIKERLSSFFARSIPNTELSITIGSESNVDKLKQLSISTDGYGHFETTIEVPYKPSVIQASSKLVDTVFAFQDIKVYSNSGIGIISDIDDTVKLTGVIGEKMVLLRNLLTNEVSSWNIPAVIKWYQNIYKRENVNFFYVSNSPWQLFNTIHEYFSYTGLPPGSVHLKRYSGNIIASLLEPSSSRKRRALHKILQDFPDKKFVCIGDSGEHDLEAYVDLARSFPNRILSINIRYVEDSFSDDNDQKIYNEVIRLITLKRKEIPKTTETSKPSVNKQISSPPSDDQLEDLIDLSDTPIKQTPKKLPPMVPKKPTKLKGQNMTRKPPQPPPPPSRNKGSTLTHSYTDTVLLSPDSTTSQQQSQQSLPTSLPSSSNIASDGNSINEELPPLPPRRRTSPSINSANSHDSELDSICNSPGFIELEEYDQKGANWIKRIISSIHQLEGVDTKLNIFKDEDDAFFKNSCIELDELKKK; encoded by the coding sequence ATGACAGCACGAGATGAAGGTGCAATCCCCTTGTCGAGACGTCAACGACTTATGGGTCTTGCCAGGAATACAAGAGATAATTATATTCCCAAAATCACTGGTTCTGTAAGTTCATTTGCTTCTGGGGCCTCCCGTGCTTTCACCAATACAGATGTGTATGATGAGAATGGACGAATATTATTGCCCAAAGATTCGACAATTCAACTATTCCCCTCGTATACAAGATACCAGGATGGgaaatattttgttgatgttcAAGGTTGGGTTTTTACTCCCGGAGTAATGAATAGAAAGAACAGAGTTGTGTTATCTGTTGTCAAACAAATCATGAAACAAAGAGAAACGTCAAGAGCAGCTTTGAACAGTATAGAAAATGACAGTACAATGAAACAAGAAGTGTTCAACCCAGATTCAACAAGTTCAGATGCCGAGTCTATAATATCAGTGGATTCATCACACAGTTCACAAAGTTCGAATGCATCTATTAACCCTGATGATGTTATCAAAGAAAGACTATCGAGTTTTTTTGCAAGATCAATACCAAATACAGAGTTGTCGATAACTATTGGATCAGAAAGTAACGTTGATAAGTTGAAACAGTTATCTATTTCAACTGATGGGTATGGTCATTTTGAAACTACTATTGAAGTGCCGTATAAACCGTCAGTTATTCAAGCATCGTCGAAATTAGTTGACACTGTATTTGCTTTCCAAGATATTAAGGTTTATTCTAATTCCGGAATTGGGATCATTAGCGATATAGATGATACAGTTAAATTAACCGGGGTTATTGGAGAGAAGATGGTTCTATTGAGAAACTTGCTAACTAATGAAGTCAGTCTGTGGAATATACCAGCAGTAATTAAATGGTATCAGAATATCTACAAAAGAGAAAATgtcaatttcttttacGTTTCCAATTCTCCATGGCAGCTCTTTAATACTATACACGAATATTTTTCATACACTGGGTTGCCTCCTGGGTCAGTTCATTTAAAAAGGTATAGTGGGAACATAATAGCATCATTATTGGAACCTTCCTCTTCAAGGAAAAGACGAGCTTTGCACAAGATTTTGCAGGATTTCCCTGATAAGAAATTTGTGTGTATTGGAGACTCGGGTGAACATGATTTGGAGGCATATGTTGATTTGGCTAGAAGCTTCCCTAATCGAATCTTGTCAATCAACATCCGATATGTAGAAGATTCCTTTTCCGATGATAATGATCAAAAGATTTACAATGAAGTAATAAGGTTAATTACACTTAAGCGAAAGGAAATACCTAAGACAACAGAAACCTCAAAACCCAGTGTTAACAAACAAATCTCGTCTCCGCCTTCAGATGACCAATTAGAGGATTTGATAGATTTATCTGACACGCCTATTAAACAAACACCAAAGAAACTCCCTCCTATGGTTCcaaaaaaaccaacaaaattaaaaggACAAAATATGACAAGAAAACCACCACAACCTCCCCCTCCTCCATCGCGAAATAAGGGCAGTACATTAACCCATTCATACACTGATACGGTCTTGTTATCACCAGATTCTACTACTCTGCAGCAGCAGCTGCAGCAGCTGCTACCGACTTCACTTCCATCTTCTTCCAACATCGCTTCCGATGGCAACTCCATCAACGAAGAACTACCACCGTTACCACCTAGACGACGAACTTCTCCTAGCATTAACTCAGCAAACTCCCATGATAGTGAATTGGATAGTATTTGCAATTCTCCTGGGTTTATCGAACTTGAAGAGTACGATCAAAAGGGAGCTAATTGGATCAAACGAATTATATCTTCTATTCATCAATTGGAAGGTGTTGATACAAAACTCAATATAtttaaagatgaagatgatgctTTTTTCAAGAATTCTTGTATTGAGTTGGacgaattgaaaaagaagtaa
- a CDS encoding translation machinery-associated protein, putative (Similar to S. cerevisiae TMA46;~In S. cerevisiae: protein of unknown function that associates with ribosomes; interacts with GTPase Rbg1p), which translates to MPPKKKGNQPSDKSKAKAKAKSAEDKSFGLKNKNKSKKVQQQINQMKAGIDGGLAKKKEAEAKRKAEEKKAQEEAKKEAAALFGIQQQKVPFGVDPKSILCEFFKQGLCTKGNKCKFSHDPNVGRKVVKKDLYTDSRQEEKENDTMDNWDEEKLRKVILSKHGNPKTTTDKVCKYFIEAVENGKYGWFWTCPNGGNDCKYKHSLPPGFVLKTKEQKKLERLAAENEPKITLEEFLELERSKLDKSKFTPITAESFAKWKQEQNSKKESQRKEDEKKGKRVLTGREVILEKFSDKYYTEEDNGETWDLSQFKSNLPDDSDPNIKDYGDGSKVQEYYQQENNKSESLENKDAVTA; encoded by the coding sequence ATGccaccaaaaaagaaaggtaATCAGCCATCAGATAAGTCTAAAGCCAAGGCCAAGGCCAAGTCTGCTGAAGATAAATCTTTTGGtttgaaaaacaagaacaaatCGAAAAAAgtccaacaacaaatcaacCAAATGAAAGCAGGTATTGATGGAGGTTTGgctaaaaagaaagaggcTGAAGCCAAGAGGAAAGCCGAAGAAAAGAAGGCACAAGAAGAAGCCAAAAAGGAAGCAGCAGCTTTGTTTGGTattcaacaacagaaaGTCCCCTTTGGTGTTGATCCCAAATCGATATTAtgtgaatttttcaaacaagGATTATGTACAAAGGGCAACAAATGTAAATTTAGTCATGATCCAAATGTTGGACGTAAAGTTGTCAAAAAGGATTTATACACAGATAGTagacaagaagaaaaggaaaatgATACCATGGATAATTGggatgaagaaaaattaagAAAAGTTATTTTATCGAAACATGGGAATCCAAAAACCACCACAGATAAAGtttgtaaatattttattgaagCAGTTGAAAATGGTAAATACGGTTGGTTTTGGACTTGTCCTAATGGTGGTAATGATTGTAAATATAAACATTCTTTGCCTCCTGGATTCgtattgaaaacaaaagaacaaaagaaattggaaaGACTAGCGGCAGAAAACGAACCTAAAATTACTTTGGAAGAATTCCTTGAATTGGAAAGAAGTAAATTAGATAAAAGCAAATTCACACCAATCACAGCTGAATCTTTTGCCAAATGGAAACAAGAGCAGAATTCGAAAAAGGAATCTCAAAGAAAGGAAGATGAAAAGAAAGGTAAAAGAGTACTTACAGGTAGAGAAGTCATTTTGGAGAAATTCTCCGATAAATACTATactgaagaagataatGGAGAAACATGGGATTTATCACAATTCAAATCCAACTTACCAGATGATTCAGATCCTAATATCAAAGATTATGGTGATGGATCCAAGGTTCAAGAGTATTATCAACAAGAGAACAATAAAAGTGAAAGTCTAGAGAATAAAGACGCAGTTACAGCATAA
- a CDS encoding 40S ribosomal protein S7 (Similar to S. cerevisiae RPS7A) — protein MSSKILSENPTELELKVAQAFVDLESQADLKAELRPLQFKSIKEIDVNGGKKALAVFVPPPSLQAYRKVQTRLTRELEKKFPDRHVVFLAERRILPKPARKARKQQKRPRSRTLTAVHDKILEDLVFPTEIIGKRVRYLVGGNKIQKVLLDSKDSTAVDYKLDSFQQLYSKLTGKQVVFEIPGESH, from the coding sequence ATGTCCTCTAAGATCTTATCAGAAAACCCAACTGAATTGGAATTAAAAGTTGCTCAAgcttttgttgatttggaaTCTCAAGCTGATTTAAAAGCTGAATTGAGACCATTACAATTCAAATCTatcaaagaaattgatgttaATGGAGGTAAAAAAGCTTTAGCTGTTTTCGTTCCACCACCAAGTTTACAAGCTTACAGAAAAGTTCAAACTAGATTAACTAGagaattagaaaaaaaattcccTGATAGACATGTTGTCTTTTTAGctgaaagaagaattttaCCAAAACCAGCTAGAAAAGCtagaaaacaacaaaaaagacCAAGATCAAGAACTTTGACTGCTGTTCATGATAAAATTTTGGAAGATTTAGTTTTCCCAACTGAAATCATTGGTAAAAGAGTTAGATATTTGGTTGGTGGTAACAAAATCCAAAAAGTTTTGTTGGATTCTAAAGATTCAACTGCTGTTGATTACAAATTGGATTCTTTCCAACAATTATACTCAAAATTGACTGGTAAACAAgttgtttttgaaatccCAGGTGAATCTCATTAA